In Mastigocladopsis repens PCC 10914, a single window of DNA contains:
- a CDS encoding protein phosphatase 2C domain-containing protein, which produces MENDAATLYCPNELCQAPNPLTHKFCQRCSTPLPKRFLWAVADGQNLANSGELLGDRYLVISKALLLDTKPGLLPQTPDVEHLQAIKPYLRLFPYRLHVPQVYGVLPLVNGISKKEILLLEKPPLCVLDSTTSLEVQLESELTTAWSRATSMRQLNWLWQMAHLWQPLVSEGVASSLLNPELVRVEGSLVRLLELRYDNQTSPGFPQLGKFWQQLQPEAKGAIAEFLSEICRSLMAGEINSGEQLVAVLDKGLAEVGQSQTPTIKIATKSDTGPSRQRNEDACYPPSGSVISKPPQPTVLAIVCDGIGGHEGGNVASNLAIETIQQQLNDLTQLPSDDRDPAILLGDLERAAASANDKISQRNDNEHRQGRQRMGTTLVMALPIAHQMYIAHVGDSRAYWITRHGCYQVTIDDDVASREVRLGYATYRDAVQQGASGSLVQALGMNASNSLHPTAQRFILDEDCVFLLCSDGLSDFDRVEQYWETEILPILTEKTDVANAIETLLEIANNQNGHDNVTIALVHCQVKYSEPKSTLKTVLSDLSSIQAASASNRSPRTAQATLNLRQNQKTRVVPTSKPAKGLNVPLQLFVILLLFVASGVMGYLWRLGLLPIPKFPASFPIGSPTNGAPSALPPLTSGSPSSSGNSDVNPKRVLVANSEITFSNRIAQRGSVLQIIDTPKTPVVPEQANQETWVHLRVCSIIGGASSSNSQTTSSTVKKPLLSPGDEVGIPFSKFQSLNVRTAESSVANQCQPPQDTSIPPVEESAAQSKPTSVPKE; this is translated from the coding sequence ATGGAAAATGACGCGGCGACGCTCTACTGTCCAAATGAACTTTGTCAAGCTCCAAACCCGCTTACACACAAGTTCTGCCAGCGATGCTCCACACCCCTACCAAAACGTTTCCTTTGGGCTGTGGCAGATGGGCAGAACCTGGCTAACTCGGGAGAATTATTAGGCGATCGCTATTTGGTCATCAGCAAGGCGCTGCTTTTAGATACCAAGCCTGGTTTATTACCCCAAACGCCAGATGTAGAGCATTTACAGGCAATCAAACCTTATTTGCGGCTATTTCCCTACCGCTTGCATGTACCGCAAGTGTATGGAGTGTTACCTCTGGTTAACGGCATCTCTAAGAAAGAAATATTACTTTTAGAAAAACCTCCGCTTTGTGTCCTGGATAGTACAACTTCTTTAGAAGTGCAGCTCGAGAGTGAGTTAACCACTGCTTGGTCGAGGGCAACATCAATGCGGCAACTCAACTGGCTGTGGCAGATGGCTCATTTGTGGCAACCTCTAGTAAGTGAAGGCGTAGCCTCGAGCTTACTTAACCCAGAGTTAGTCAGGGTAGAAGGATCGTTGGTACGCTTGTTGGAATTACGTTATGACAATCAAACTTCCCCTGGGTTCCCCCAACTTGGGAAATTTTGGCAGCAGTTACAACCAGAAGCCAAAGGGGCAATCGCCGAATTTTTGAGTGAAATTTGCCGTTCTCTGATGGCGGGAGAGATAAATTCTGGGGAGCAACTTGTTGCAGTTTTAGATAAAGGGTTGGCAGAAGTCGGGCAATCGCAAACACCCACGATCAAAATTGCTACCAAGAGCGATACCGGACCTAGTCGCCAACGTAATGAAGATGCTTGTTATCCCCCGAGTGGCAGCGTTATCAGCAAACCACCTCAGCCTACAGTTCTAGCTATCGTTTGTGACGGCATTGGCGGACACGAGGGAGGCAATGTCGCATCAAATTTAGCCATTGAAACCATCCAGCAGCAGCTGAATGACCTGACACAATTGCCCTCTGACGATAGAGACCCAGCAATTCTACTTGGGGACTTAGAAAGGGCAGCCGCATCTGCTAACGACAAAATCAGCCAGCGCAACGACAACGAACATCGGCAGGGGCGTCAACGCATGGGCACAACCCTAGTCATGGCATTGCCCATTGCCCACCAAATGTACATTGCCCACGTTGGTGATAGTCGTGCTTACTGGATTACACGCCACGGCTGCTATCAAGTGACTATAGATGACGATGTTGCCTCCCGCGAGGTACGGTTGGGCTATGCCACATACCGGGATGCAGTACAACAGGGAGCATCTGGGTCTTTGGTGCAAGCATTGGGCATGAATGCCAGCAATTCATTGCATCCGACGGCACAACGGTTTATTCTCGACGAAGACTGCGTTTTCCTACTGTGTTCTGACGGGTTGAGTGACTTTGACCGCGTGGAGCAATATTGGGAGACAGAAATTTTACCAATCCTTACCGAGAAAACTGATGTAGCAAATGCAATAGAAACTTTATTAGAAATTGCCAATAATCAAAATGGGCACGATAATGTCACGATCGCTCTAGTACACTGCCAAGTAAAATACTCAGAACCAAAATCAACCCTCAAAACCGTCCTTAGTGACCTCTCCTCAATACAAGCAGCTTCAGCCTCTAACAGATCACCAAGAACGGCACAAGCCACACTAAACCTTCGCCAAAACCAGAAAACTCGCGTCGTCCCAACCAGCAAGCCCGCCAAAGGTCTAAACGTGCCGCTACAGCTGTTTGTGATTTTACTGCTGTTTGTGGCAAGTGGTGTAATGGGATACTTGTGGCGCCTGGGATTGCTACCTATCCCGAAATTCCCTGCTTCTTTTCCGATAGGAAGTCCTACGAACGGCGCACCATCTGCGCTGCCACCTTTGACCAGTGGTTCTCCTAGCAGTTCGGGCAATTCTGATGTGAATCCAAAACGGGTGCTTGTGGCAAACAGCGAAATAACATTCAGCAACCGTATCGCCCAAAGAGGTAGTGTTTTGCAGATTATCGACACTCCTAAAACACCAGTCGTTCCCGAACAGGCAAATCAAGAAACTTGGGTACACTTACGGGTCTGCTCAATTATAGGGGGAGCAAGTTCATCAAACTCACAAACAACTTCTTCTACAGTTAAAAAACCTTTACTCAGCCCAGGAGATGAAGTCGGAATTCCATTCTCCAAATTTCAATCATTGAATGTCCGCACAGCTGAATCAAGTGTGGCAAACCAATGTCAACCACCACAAGATACTTCTATCCCCCCTGTTGAAGAATCAGCAGCCCAGTCTAAGCCAACGTCTGTGCCTAAGGAGTGA
- a CDS encoding ATP-dependent DNA helicase: MIEAEVHLSLHNFLRSQAGFPSWPHHLTMARLVARALRLERSALIQVGAASGYQGRYRTSFVASALMWRGPVIIVAPQAVQQRLAKVEIPHLQQWLQVNKAIRTGDAWPGGEFQGLLLVSPEAWLKAQLASCENFPSGIPTIIDGVDDLEDWVRHQLTVTLEADDWEELMLACPNQAEVIRSTRVQLTHELFKHPANPYECYLISQAEEEILLRLYSAIDRSSLPDAWKKFWQQFQHRREIPHLPISPLPPNPNTNPLKSTPPTQLAPPWEPLAPPSGVSSPEAAPTHSPGSGNPPAAPQFLHEGNPPPNYSLSHHLPISPSLLWATIARRQGLFSLHCTPIELGKILSPIWSRQPVVFIGNALEPETEAPLFRQRLGLDDDLTCVKFSSDSQTEAIQLYVPYQLPLPNTPEFQPAFIHKVLTLVCLSATSPGLTVVLVGDVPLKSQVGTTLASEFGSRVQVEKTCLDENGILVSGWEFWREHQKVLPAPQLLVIATLPLPSLENPLVAGRVAHYKRLHQDWFRLYLLPMALNELQRAIAPLRESKGIVALLDSRVIIRSYGAQVLTALSPLARINYLDPNLFSSAREDDSA; the protein is encoded by the coding sequence GTGATTGAAGCAGAAGTTCATTTGTCACTACATAACTTCCTGCGATCGCAGGCGGGTTTCCCTTCCTGGCCACATCATTTAACGATGGCAAGGTTGGTAGCTCGTGCTTTGCGCCTAGAGCGTAGCGCCCTGATTCAAGTAGGAGCGGCTTCCGGCTATCAAGGGCGGTATCGCACCAGCTTTGTGGCATCGGCATTGATGTGGCGCGGTCCTGTAATTATTGTTGCTCCCCAAGCCGTACAGCAACGACTGGCAAAAGTGGAAATACCCCACCTACAGCAGTGGTTGCAAGTCAACAAAGCAATTAGAACAGGTGACGCTTGGCCTGGTGGTGAATTCCAAGGACTCCTCCTGGTATCTCCAGAAGCTTGGTTAAAAGCGCAACTTGCGTCTTGCGAGAATTTCCCTAGTGGGATTCCCACAATTATTGATGGGGTGGACGATTTGGAAGATTGGGTGCGTCATCAGCTCACTGTGACCTTAGAAGCAGATGATTGGGAGGAACTCATGCTTGCGTGCCCAAACCAAGCTGAGGTTATACGTTCTACACGGGTGCAACTCACTCACGAACTGTTCAAGCATCCTGCAAATCCCTATGAGTGTTATCTGATTTCTCAAGCAGAAGAAGAAATTTTGCTCCGTCTGTATTCGGCTATAGATAGATCCAGCCTACCCGATGCTTGGAAAAAGTTCTGGCAGCAATTTCAACACAGACGTGAAATTCCCCATCTCCCCATCTCCCCATTGCCCCCCAACCCCAACACTAATCCTCTCAAGTCGACACCGCCCACGCAGTTGGCTCCTCCGTGGGAACCCTTAGCCCCCCCTTCGGGTGTCTCCTCCCCAGAGGCTGCGCCAACACACTCGCCCGGGTCGGGAAACCCTCCCGCAGCACCGCAGTTTCTACATGAGGGAAACCCGCCTCCGAACTACTCGCTGTCTCACCATCTCCCCATCTCCCCATCCCTGCTATGGGCAACTATTGCCCGTCGTCAAGGTTTATTTTCTTTGCACTGTACCCCCATTGAATTAGGAAAAATACTATCGCCAATATGGAGTCGCCAACCTGTGGTGTTCATTGGCAATGCCTTAGAACCGGAAACTGAAGCTCCCCTATTCCGCCAGCGCTTAGGGTTGGACGACGACTTGACTTGCGTCAAGTTTTCCTCTGATAGCCAAACAGAAGCGATTCAATTATATGTACCGTATCAGTTACCCCTACCCAACACGCCAGAGTTTCAACCAGCATTTATTCACAAAGTTCTGACGCTGGTGTGCTTAAGCGCTACATCACCAGGATTGACAGTTGTACTCGTGGGAGATGTACCGCTGAAATCCCAGGTGGGGACAACTCTTGCTTCTGAGTTTGGTTCACGGGTGCAGGTGGAAAAAACTTGTTTGGATGAAAATGGTATTTTGGTGAGCGGTTGGGAATTTTGGCGCGAGCATCAAAAGGTTTTGCCTGCTCCCCAGCTTTTGGTTATCGCGACTTTACCCCTACCATCTCTAGAAAATCCCTTAGTGGCAGGTAGGGTGGCACACTACAAACGCTTGCATCAGGATTGGTTCCGTTTGTACTTGTTGCCAATGGCTCTGAATGAATTGCAAAGAGCGATCGCTCCGTTGCGAGAAAGTAAAGGCATTGTTGCTTTGCTCGATAGCCGTGTCATTATCCGTAGCTACGGTGCTCAAGTTTTGACTGCCCTCAGTCCCTTGGCACGCATTAACTACCTCGATCCCAATCTGTTTTCTTCTGCCAGAGAAGACGATTCCGCATAA
- a CDS encoding M48 family metallopeptidase, which produces MPTYTGISSEAFRHPLDRQAELALRSLPGFDFIARKFVEFFVERPQLVYLMGNTIQVGPRQYSTIYQMFRECVRDLDIYPEPALFLVQNPLANSYALGQEHPYIVINTGILDLLNEAEIRAVLAHELGHIKCGHTILIQMAMWAMSAASAIGELTFGIGNFVTQGLIYAFYEWRRKAELSADRAALLVMDDLNPVMTSMMKVSGGSIKYANECSLQEFIRQSEDYQALDADGLNQIYKFLIYNGAQGTMLSHPFAVERIHYLRQWAESDEYQQIKRGNYQRATAAGAVNVEAQTQTAQNEEVEALRRQIEELQREMDRIRRSESE; this is translated from the coding sequence ATGCCAACTTACACAGGAATTTCCAGCGAAGCCTTCAGGCATCCTCTAGATCGCCAAGCAGAACTTGCCTTACGCAGTTTGCCAGGATTTGATTTTATCGCCCGTAAATTTGTGGAATTTTTTGTAGAACGCCCGCAGTTAGTCTATCTAATGGGTAACACCATCCAAGTTGGGCCACGCCAATATTCCACTATTTACCAAATGTTTCGCGAATGTGTACGGGATTTGGATATTTACCCAGAACCTGCACTGTTCTTAGTGCAAAATCCCCTGGCAAATAGCTACGCGCTGGGGCAAGAGCATCCTTATATAGTCATAAACACAGGGATATTAGACTTGCTAAACGAAGCCGAAATTAGGGCGGTGCTAGCCCATGAACTGGGGCATATTAAATGTGGTCATACTATTTTAATTCAAATGGCGATGTGGGCGATGAGTGCTGCTTCTGCCATCGGGGAATTGACCTTCGGCATAGGTAATTTTGTCACTCAAGGTTTAATTTACGCTTTTTATGAATGGCGGCGTAAAGCCGAGTTATCAGCAGACCGAGCCGCGTTGTTGGTGATGGATGATTTAAACCCTGTAATGACTTCTATGATGAAAGTTTCGGGAGGAAGTATCAAATATGCCAACGAATGCAGTTTGCAAGAGTTTATCCGTCAGTCAGAAGACTATCAGGCACTTGATGCAGATGGACTGAACCAAATATATAAATTCTTGATTTACAATGGCGCTCAGGGTACAATGCTCAGTCATCCTTTCGCCGTGGAACGCATCCACTACCTGCGGCAGTGGGCAGAATCAGACGAATATCAGCAAATCAAGAGAGGCAATTATCAGCGAGCAACCGCTGCGGGAGCAGTCAATGTAGAAGCACAGACACAGACCGCCCAAAATGAAGAAGTAGAAGCTTTGCGCCGCCAAATTGAAGAATTGCAAAGGGAAATGGATCGGATAAGAAGGTCTGAGTCTGAGTAG
- a CDS encoding phosphotransferase family protein, which produces MNCQELYLQSLVDTYPHFPLCSVRFNNSGQNNDVLIINETFIFRFPKHTHAVKQLEIETAILCELQNYITLEIPNPSFKNLESLTVGQTFIGYQMISGEPLWHKTLVLIQDDKTLDGLAAQLANFLKELHSVPIRKALARELPLYDQHSQWADLYARIQEKLFPHMRHQAKDWVVSHFETFLSNLGHFKYEPILKHGDFGTSNILFDPKTQSISGVVDFGEAGLGDPAYDFAGILSGYGESFLRRFYKTYPEIESFWERIWFYKGTFALLEALFGIENNDKEAFSSGIDAYV; this is translated from the coding sequence ATGAATTGCCAGGAACTTTATCTACAAAGCCTTGTTGATACCTATCCTCACTTTCCGCTTTGCTCAGTCCGGTTCAACAACTCTGGTCAAAACAATGATGTTCTTATCATTAACGAAACGTTTATATTTCGTTTTCCTAAGCACACCCATGCCGTCAAACAACTCGAAATTGAAACCGCTATCCTCTGCGAACTCCAAAATTACATTACACTAGAGATCCCCAACCCGAGTTTCAAGAATTTAGAATCCCTTACGGTGGGTCAAACGTTTATTGGCTACCAAATGATTTCAGGGGAACCACTTTGGCACAAAACGCTCGTCCTAATTCAGGATGACAAAACTCTTGATGGTCTAGCAGCCCAATTAGCCAATTTCCTGAAAGAATTACACAGCGTACCGATAAGAAAAGCGCTCGCTCGTGAACTACCTCTTTATGATCAGCATAGTCAGTGGGCTGACTTGTACGCTCGCATCCAAGAAAAGCTCTTTCCTCATATGCGTCACCAGGCAAAGGATTGGGTAGTTAGTCATTTTGAAACATTCTTGAGCAATCTAGGTCATTTTAAATATGAGCCGATTCTCAAGCATGGCGATTTTGGTACAAGCAATATTCTATTTGATCCAAAGACTCAGAGCATTAGCGGTGTTGTCGATTTTGGTGAGGCTGGTCTTGGCGATCCAGCCTATGATTTTGCAGGTATCCTCAGTGGATATGGCGAGTCTTTTCTGCGACGGTTTTACAAAACTTACCCGGAAATTGAGTCTTTCTGGGAGCGCATCTGGTTTTACAAAGGAACCTTTGCTCTACTAGAGGCATTATTTGGGATTGAAAATAATGACAAAGAAGCATTCTCGAGCGGTATCGACGCTTACGTGTAA
- a CDS encoding DUF2283 domain-containing protein — translation MHAKLQFEYDRSADTLYINKLPPYPEQEPAEIEYGVIARLNPNTGEIENLEILFFSKRLSEEPLLELPLIADFHFAPTT, via the coding sequence ATGCATGCAAAGTTACAGTTTGAATATGATCGCTCTGCTGACACCCTGTATATCAACAAGCTTCCCCCGTACCCAGAGCAAGAACCGGCAGAAATTGAGTATGGTGTGATTGCTCGTCTAAACCCTAATACCGGTGAAATTGAAAATCTAGAAATTCTGTTCTTTTCCAAAAGGCTATCCGAGGAACCCCTTTTGGAACTGCCACTGATAGCAGATTTTCACTTTGCACCAACTACATAA
- the lysS gene encoding lysine--tRNA ligase has translation MSEEDIRATRLEKVEQLRQLGINPYAYHWESTHHAAQLQEKFAELPNGEEVDLEVTIAGRIMARRVFGKLAFFTLEDETGTIQLYLEKNRIQESMSDVDADAFNHLKQLTDVGDILGAKGTIKRTEKGELSVFVKKYTILTKSLLPLPDKWHGLTDVAKRYRQRYVDLIVNPEVRQTFRRRAQITAGIRRYLEERGFIEIETPVLLAEAGGADARPFVTYHNTLEIELYLRIATELHLKRLIVGGFEKVFELGRIFRNEGISTRHNPEFTSIEIYQAYADYNDMMALTEGIITTVAQEVLATLQITYQGTPIDLTPPWRRVTMHDLVKEYTGLDLNSFQTLEEAKAACKNAGLEGIEGCPSIGRLLNEAFEQKVEENLIQPTFVTDFPVEISPLAKPHRSQPGLVERFELYVVGRETANSFSELTDPIDQRQRLEAQAARKAAGDLEAQGVDEDFLTALEYGMPPTGGLGIGIDRLVMLLTDCASIRDAIAFPLLKPEKSESSPESTT, from the coding sequence ATGTCGGAAGAAGATATCCGTGCTACGCGGCTGGAAAAAGTAGAACAACTGAGGCAATTGGGAATCAACCCCTACGCCTACCATTGGGAGTCCACCCATCACGCAGCTCAATTGCAGGAAAAATTTGCCGAATTGCCCAATGGTGAAGAAGTTGATTTGGAAGTAACCATTGCTGGACGCATCATGGCGCGTCGCGTTTTCGGTAAACTGGCTTTCTTCACCTTGGAAGATGAAACCGGCACAATTCAGCTTTATCTGGAAAAAAACCGCATTCAAGAAAGCATGTCAGATGTTGATGCTGATGCTTTTAACCACCTGAAGCAACTTACAGATGTTGGCGACATCTTGGGTGCAAAGGGGACAATCAAACGGACTGAAAAGGGCGAGTTATCTGTTTTTGTTAAAAAATATACTATCTTAACGAAATCCCTGTTGCCCTTACCCGACAAATGGCATGGGTTGACGGATGTTGCTAAAAGATACCGTCAGCGTTATGTTGACTTGATAGTGAACCCTGAAGTCCGGCAAACATTCCGCCGTCGCGCTCAAATCACGGCTGGTATTCGTCGTTACCTGGAAGAGCGTGGTTTTATTGAAATTGAAACTCCCGTTCTCCTAGCAGAAGCGGGGGGTGCAGATGCCCGTCCATTCGTCACTTACCACAACACTCTAGAGATAGAGTTGTATTTACGAATTGCGACAGAACTCCATCTTAAGCGCTTGATTGTGGGTGGGTTTGAAAAGGTGTTTGAACTGGGACGGATTTTCCGCAATGAGGGAATTTCTACCCGTCATAACCCCGAATTTACCTCAATTGAAATTTACCAAGCTTATGCCGATTACAACGACATGATGGCGTTGACGGAGGGTATTATTACTACCGTCGCCCAAGAGGTTCTCGCCACGCTACAAATCACCTATCAAGGCACGCCAATCGATTTAACTCCCCCTTGGCGACGTGTGACAATGCACGATTTGGTGAAGGAATATACAGGTTTAGATCTCAACTCGTTCCAAACTCTAGAAGAGGCAAAAGCAGCCTGTAAAAATGCAGGTTTGGAAGGTATCGAAGGTTGTCCCTCAATTGGCAGGCTGCTGAATGAAGCGTTTGAGCAAAAGGTAGAGGAAAACTTAATTCAGCCTACTTTTGTCACCGATTTTCCAGTGGAAATTTCGCCACTGGCAAAACCGCACCGTTCTCAGCCTGGTTTGGTGGAGCGATTTGAGTTATATGTTGTAGGGCGGGAAACTGCCAACAGTTTCTCAGAATTAACCGATCCTATTGATCAGCGTCAACGTTTGGAAGCCCAAGCTGCAAGAAAAGCTGCTGGTGATTTGGAAGCGCAGGGGGTGGATGAAGACTTCTTGACAGCGTTGGAATATGGTATGCCTCCCACAGGTGGGTTAGGTATTGGGATTGACAGGTTGGTGATGTTGTTAACAGACTGCGCGAGTATTCGTGATGCGATCGCATTCCCACTACTCAAACCTGAAAAATCCGAATCATCCCCGGAATCGACTACATAA
- the ychF gene encoding redox-regulated ATPase YchF, translated as MLRAGIVGLPNVGKSTLFNALVANAKAEAANFPFCTIEPNVGVVSVPDERLNVLAKISSAKQIVPARVEFVDIAGLVKGASQGEGLGNQFLSHIREVDAIVHVVRCFENDDIIHVAGSVDPARDIEIINLELGLADLSQIERRIERTRKQARTSKEGQIELALLEKLAAALNEGQSVRQVSLTEEEAEIIKPLELLTLKPIIYAANVSEDDLATGNEFVEKVRQIASNENAQVVIVSAQVEAELIELPEEERTEFLASLGVEEGGLKSLIRATYTLLGLRTYFTTGEKETRAWTIHAGMSAPQAAGVIHTDFERGFIRAETVAYNDLVTAGSMNGAKEKGLVRSEGKDYVVQEGDVMLFRFNV; from the coding sequence ATGCTACGAGCCGGAATTGTCGGACTCCCTAACGTTGGAAAATCTACTTTGTTTAATGCCTTGGTTGCTAACGCCAAGGCAGAAGCAGCCAATTTTCCTTTTTGCACGATTGAACCGAATGTCGGCGTTGTCTCTGTGCCGGATGAGCGGTTAAATGTTTTAGCAAAGATTTCCTCCGCGAAACAAATTGTTCCGGCGCGTGTTGAGTTTGTAGATATTGCCGGTTTAGTCAAAGGTGCTAGTCAAGGTGAAGGACTAGGTAATCAATTTTTGTCCCACATCCGGGAAGTTGATGCAATTGTTCATGTGGTGCGTTGTTTTGAGAATGATGATATTATCCACGTTGCCGGTTCAGTTGATCCAGCACGAGATATTGAAATCATCAATTTAGAGCTTGGTTTAGCCGATTTGTCACAAATTGAACGGCGGATAGAACGTACCCGCAAACAAGCTCGTACTAGTAAAGAAGGACAAATTGAATTAGCATTACTAGAAAAATTAGCTGCTGCATTAAATGAAGGTCAATCAGTTAGGCAAGTGAGTTTGACCGAAGAAGAAGCAGAGATTATTAAACCACTAGAACTGCTGACTCTTAAGCCAATTATCTATGCTGCTAACGTGTCAGAAGATGATTTAGCAACAGGTAATGAATTTGTGGAAAAAGTGCGGCAAATTGCATCTAATGAAAATGCACAAGTTGTCATTGTTTCTGCACAGGTTGAAGCAGAGTTAATTGAATTACCAGAAGAAGAAAGAACTGAGTTTTTAGCTTCTTTAGGTGTAGAAGAAGGCGGTTTAAAATCGTTAATTCGTGCTACTTACACTCTGTTAGGGTTGCGTACTTATTTCACAACTGGTGAAAAAGAAACCCGCGCTTGGACTATTCACGCTGGGATGTCCGCACCACAAGCAGCAGGAGTAATTCACACTGATTTTGAACGCGGATTTATTCGGGCTGAGACAGTTGCTTATAATGATTTAGTAACAGCTGGTTCGATGAATGGTGCGAAGGAAAAAGGGTTAGTTCGCAGTGAAGGAAAAGATTACGTTGTGCAAGAAGGCGATGTAATGCTGTTCCGATTTAATGTGTAA
- a CDS encoding aminotransferase class I/II-fold pyridoxal phosphate-dependent enzyme → MLNQNQTPLLDTLKACAERPHAAFYTPGHKRGQGISQSLADFFGKATFRADIPELAELDNLFAPESVIQQAQQLAAEAFGASQTWFLVNGSTCGIEAAILATCGSGDKIILPRNVHSSAIAGLILSGAIPIFVNPEYDPVLDIAHSITPNAVQAALEHHPDAKAVFMVYPTYYGVCGDVKAIASLAHQYNIPLLVDEAHGAHFAFHPELPTPALAAGADLSVQSIHKTLGALTQASMLHVQGDRIDGDWARHTLGDATKGDRISKALQLVQSTSPSYLLLASLDAARQQMALHGKELMSRTLQLADEARTRISQIPGLSVLDIFPSSTNLTPPNPLIGKGEYFSPSPPPPNPLLQAEGQGAAFVAGGVGERFALDKTRLTVTVSGLGLTGFAAEEILDQQLGVTAEFASLQHLTFIISLGNTQEDIEQLVQAFSKLAMTSPSNSKASVEIGEKRSKVLWDNLFMMENSVRISPREAFFAATETLPIQETTERICAEILCPYPPGIPVLMPGEIITQAALEYLQQIQIMGGFISGCADTSLKTLKVVKV, encoded by the coding sequence ATGCTCAATCAAAATCAAACACCCTTATTAGACACCTTAAAAGCTTGTGCAGAACGTCCTCATGCTGCTTTTTACACCCCAGGACACAAGAGAGGACAAGGAATTTCTCAATCCTTGGCTGATTTTTTTGGCAAAGCTACATTCCGCGCCGATATACCAGAATTAGCAGAATTAGACAACCTCTTTGCACCCGAAAGCGTTATCCAACAAGCGCAGCAATTAGCAGCGGAAGCCTTTGGCGCTTCACAAACTTGGTTTCTTGTCAATGGTTCCACGTGTGGAATTGAGGCGGCAATTCTCGCTACCTGTGGCAGTGGAGATAAAATTATTTTGCCTCGCAATGTCCATTCCTCAGCGATCGCAGGCTTAATTCTCTCTGGCGCTATCCCAATTTTTGTGAATCCAGAATATGACCCAGTTTTAGATATTGCTCACAGTATAACTCCCAACGCCGTACAAGCAGCATTGGAACACCATCCCGATGCGAAAGCAGTGTTTATGGTTTACCCCACATATTACGGTGTTTGTGGAGATGTAAAGGCGATCGCCTCCCTTGCCCATCAATACAATATTCCGTTGCTTGTAGACGAAGCACACGGCGCACACTTCGCCTTTCATCCCGAACTACCCACCCCAGCGTTAGCCGCAGGTGCTGATTTATCCGTACAATCCATACATAAAACACTGGGAGCATTAACTCAAGCGTCAATGCTGCACGTTCAAGGTGACAGGATAGATGGCGATTGGGCAAGGCACACGCTAGGCGATGCCACCAAAGGCGATCGCATCAGTAAAGCATTGCAGCTCGTCCAATCTACCAGTCCCAGTTATTTACTTCTAGCTTCCCTCGATGCAGCACGTCAACAGATGGCACTGCACGGCAAAGAGTTGATGTCGCGCACATTGCAACTAGCAGATGAGGCAAGAACCCGGATTAGCCAAATTCCTGGGTTATCGGTTTTGGATATCTTCCCTAGCTCAACAAACCTAACCCCCCCTAACCCCCTAATAGGGAAGGGGGAATATTTTAGCCCCTCCCCACCTCCCCCTAACCCCCTCCTACAAGCAGAGGGACAAGGAGCAGCTTTTGTTGCTGGAGGGGTTGGGGAAAGGTTTGCTTTAGACAAAACACGATTAACCGTCACCGTTTCGGGCTTAGGTTTGACTGGATTTGCCGCCGAAGAAATTCTCGACCAACAGCTAGGTGTAACAGCAGAATTTGCTTCGCTACAACATCTCACTTTTATCATTAGTCTGGGCAACACCCAGGAGGATATTGAGCAGCTGGTGCAAGCTTTTAGCAAGTTGGCGATGACCTCACCTTCAAACTCGAAAGCTTCTGTGGAGATAGGGGAAAAAAGAAGTAAGGTTTTATGGGATAATCTTTTTATGATGGAAAATTCTGTGCGTATATCGCCCCGTGAAGCTTTTTTCGCTGCAACAGAAACGTTACCCATCCAAGAAACTACGGAACGCATTTGTGCTGAAATCCTTTGTCCTTATCCTCCGGGAATTCCTGTGTTGATGCCCGGTGAAATCATTACCCAGGCTGCTTTAGAATACTTGCAACAGATTCAGATCATGGGTGGATTTATCAGCGGTTGTGCGGATACTAGCTTAAAGACACTCAAGGTTGTCAAAGTCTAA
- a CDS encoding ParE family toxin-like protein, producing MKSAVLPSFWVEYRRFSDDVRQSARKAYRLWAQNPFHPSLHFKCINSQEDIWSVRVTRGYRALGVLESDTVTWFWIGSHDDYERFFS from the coding sequence ATGAAGTCCGCCGTGCTTCCCTCATTTTGGGTTGAATATCGGCGTTTCAGTGATGATGTCAGACAAAGTGCCAGGAAAGCTTATCGGTTATGGGCACAGAATCCATTTCATCCATCTTTGCATTTCAAGTGTATCAATAGCCAGGAAGATATTTGGTCTGTGAGAGTAACGCGGGGTTATCGAGCACTTGGAGTACTAGAAAGTGATACAGTCACATGGTTTTGGATCGGTAGCCACGACGATTATGAGCGCTTCTTCTCGTAA